The sequence CTTTTTTTCTTTTAAAATAAAATTTTAACGTTTTGGCAGGTATTCCGGAAACGCTCTTTTTATAAAGTATTTTTGAAAACAAATATTCCATTACCGGCTTTTTATACTGGTATACATTATTGCAGTAAAAAATTTTATAAAAATTATTTCCTATTGATTTGTTACTTTTTATGATTTTCATAATTTTTGATAAAAAATATTTGCAATTATTCAACTAACCTTTATTATTCTTAAAAAATAAAGGTATCGTATTTTATGACAAAAAGCAAAAAAATTTATCTTTTTATACGCACTTTTTCAGAATATGGTGGTGTGGAAAGGATTTGCTACAGGTTTTACAATTTTTTGAAAAGTAACAATTATGATGTTTATGTCGTTTGCGGTGAAAATAAAAGCAATGTAAATGAAAAGTATATTATACAGACTGGTCTTTGGAGGCCTGGACGTTTTTTAAAGACATTAAGTTTTTTCCTGAAGGCAAAGCATATTTTGCGGAATTTGGATACTGAATACACATTTGCCTTCGGCAAAGTATCTGATTGCAAAATTTTCAGAACCGGTGGTGGATCACATAAAGGATATTTGCGTACATCTATACTTGGTTATCAAAAGATATCTCAAAAATATATAAAACAGATGAAAAGACTTGTTTCACCTGTTAATTATCTTAATCCATGGATCGAAAAAAAGATTTTTAGCAGTGATCAAACAAAATGTTTTGTTGCGATATCGTCGTTTGTAGCAGAAGAGATTAAAAGTGAATTTGACTTAGAGCAATCAAAAATTAAGATAATAAATAATAGTGTAGATATAGAAAAATATAATCCTGACATTAAAGCTAAATACAGGCATTCTATG comes from Flexistipes sp. and encodes:
- a CDS encoding glycosyltransferase family 4 protein — translated: MTKSKKIYLFIRTFSEYGGVERICYRFYNFLKSNNYDVYVVCGENKSNVNEKYIIQTGLWRPGRFLKTLSFFLKAKHILRNLDTEYTFAFGKVSDCKIFRTGGGSHKGYLRTSILGYQKISQKYIKQMKRLVSPVNYLNPWIEKKIFSSDQTKCFVAISSFVAEEIKSEFDLEQSKIKIINNSVDIEKYNPDIKAKYRHSMRGSLNISENNTLVGFSSTNFERKGFDNLLEAMSLLPAGFHLAVAGGRSSKKYKALVESLQLNDRIHFLGKIEDMPWFYAGLDVLAHPSYHDTFANVVSEALAMDIPVVVSKQTGAKDIVIDGENGSILHDLSPSTIAESIKITAQLQNVREKSSCLMTDEDIFTKYLELLHS